The following are encoded together in the Clostridium sp. BJN0013 genome:
- a CDS encoding IS3 family transposase (programmed frameshift), with translation MKGKSYTKELKEEVLREVKEVGNVSLVSRRHGISKSTIFTWIKNSKDEIKVKPGRKALVEGEKELENELTEVTKENDQLKKLLGEKDLEIAILRDLNKKIKPSIKEKVEIAKKYIDQGYNSVFVLKVVKLGRSTYYYNLSVEGREKARPKGGKPKGYSINGDGEKVCDDQIKEFILEAIDGDAINYGYRKITYHLRKYYNLVINHKKVYRLCKELRILKDQRIIKAKIKRNIAVNRTITGSNQLWEMDIKYGYIEGEDKFFYLLNLIDIFDRSIIDYHMGLHCEAKNATALLRKCLIKRNLFEEGSKKPVIRTDNGPQFISHKFDECCEELKIEHERIPVKTPNKNAHVESFHRILEDECLKINEFQSYVKAYKIVNEFMEFYNNRRLHSSLRFMAPHEFYNLYFGENLTNIQIRA, from the exons ATGAAAGGAAAAAGTTATACGAAAGAATTAAAAGAAGAGGTATTAAGAGAAGTGAAAGAAGTAGGAAATGTTTCACTGGTATCAAGAAGACATGGGATCTCAAAATCAACTATATTTACGTGGATAAAGAATTCTAAGGATGAGATTAAAGTTAAGCCTGGTAGAAAAGCTTTAGTTGAGGGAGAAAAAGAACTTGAAAATGAGTTAACAGAGGTAACAAAAGAGAATGATCAGCTAAAAAAATTGTTAGGAGAAAAAGATTTAGAAATAGCAATTCTTAGAGACTTAA ATAAAAAAATCAAACCCTCAATTAAAGAAAAAGTAGAAATAGCCAAAAAGTATATAGATCAAGGATATAATTCGGTATTTGTACTTAAAGTAGTTAAACTTGGAAGGTCAACATATTACTATAATTTAAGCGTAGAAGGCAGAGAAAAGGCTAGACCTAAGGGTGGAAAGCCAAAAGGATACAGCATAAACGGAGATGGTGAAAAAGTATGCGATGATCAGATTAAGGAATTTATTCTGGAGGCCATTGACGGGGATGCTATTAACTATGGATATAGAAAAATAACTTATCATTTAAGAAAATATTATAATCTTGTGATTAATCATAAGAAGGTTTATCGGCTCTGCAAGGAGCTTAGAATACTTAAAGACCAGAGAATAATTAAAGCTAAAATAAAGAGAAATATTGCAGTTAACAGAACTATAACAGGCTCAAATCAACTATGGGAAATGGATATAAAATATGGCTACATAGAAGGTGAAGATAAATTCTTCTACTTACTAAATTTAATTGATATCTTTGATAGGAGCATTATAGATTACCACATGGGTTTACACTGTGAGGCTAAAAATGCTACAGCACTACTTAGAAAGTGCTTAATAAAAAGAAACTTGTTTGAGGAAGGCTCTAAAAAGCCAGTAATAAGAACAGACAACGGACCTCAGTTTATAAGTCATAAATTTGATGAATGCTGTGAAGAACTTAAAATTGAACATGAGAGAATACCAGTGAAGACGCCAAATAAAAACGCACATGTAGAATCATTTCACAGAATACTTGAGGATGAGTGTTTAAAAATTAATGAATTTCAAAGCTATGTGAAAGCATACAAAATAGTAAATGAATTTATGGAATTCTACAATAATAGGAGATTACATTCAAGTTTAAGATTTATGGCTCCACATGAATTTTATAACCTTTATTTTGGAGAAAACCTAACAAATATTCAAATAAGGGCCTAA
- a CDS encoding flavodoxin family protein: protein MLFLKIIVLNGSPKSQKSVTMQSMKYLEQNYENHQFEYIHTIKDIKKCEQSKEGLETLCKKIGEADAVIWAFPLYYALVPSHYKRFIELIFENNLTGYFSAKYTSVFSTSIHYADIHAHNYMRAICEDLGMNYVEYLSHEMQDLTKENRRQELKLFFENLLIYVDEGLITNKLFNTLSESTFKYNAGKTDKFIHTTKKIIILTDAQEKDSNLNEMINKYKSYLQNSVEVFNLYQIDIKGPCLGCCNCAQENICVYHNRDGYRKFLDYIIKNGDIIIFAGTIKDRFLSSRFKLYYDRSFCYTHIPFLKGKQIGYIISGKLSEHQNLRQILELYTGEDRNLIGFVTDESENNDIIDKQIYTFAKISVNYCEKNYFKSETFLGVASRKLFSDAIEGHLGAIFTADYKYYKKNGLIKKISFKQKMQVKVMRYFMGKEKFRKEVQRNMVDHMIAGHKKVLQKIGTK, encoded by the coding sequence GTGTTGTTTTTGAAGATAATTGTCTTAAATGGAAGTCCAAAATCACAAAAAAGCGTTACAATGCAATCAATGAAATATCTGGAACAGAATTATGAAAATCATCAATTTGAGTATATCCACACTATAAAAGATATAAAAAAATGTGAGCAATCCAAGGAAGGATTAGAAACTTTATGTAAAAAAATTGGAGAAGCAGATGCTGTCATATGGGCTTTTCCACTATATTATGCCCTGGTACCTTCTCATTATAAAAGGTTTATTGAATTAATATTTGAAAATAATTTAACAGGTTATTTTTCAGCAAAATATACCAGTGTATTCTCTACTTCTATTCATTATGCAGATATTCATGCACATAATTACATGAGGGCAATATGTGAGGATCTGGGCATGAACTATGTAGAATATCTATCCCATGAAATGCAGGATTTAACAAAAGAAAATAGAAGGCAGGAACTTAAGTTATTCTTTGAAAATTTACTTATCTACGTTGATGAAGGTTTAATTACTAATAAGTTATTTAACACCTTAAGTGAAAGCACATTTAAATATAATGCAGGAAAAACAGATAAGTTTATTCATACTACTAAAAAAATAATTATTTTAACAGACGCCCAAGAAAAAGACAGTAATCTTAATGAAATGATTAATAAATATAAAAGCTATTTACAAAATTCAGTAGAAGTATTTAATCTTTATCAAATAGATATAAAAGGTCCTTGTTTAGGCTGCTGCAACTGCGCCCAAGAAAATATATGTGTTTACCATAACAGGGATGGTTACCGAAAATTTTTAGATTATATTATTAAAAATGGAGATATAATTATTTTTGCCGGCACTATAAAAGATAGATTTTTATCCTCACGCTTTAAACTCTATTATGACAGAAGTTTTTGTTACACCCATATTCCTTTCTTAAAAGGTAAACAAATAGGCTATATTATTTCAGGAAAATTAAGTGAGCACCAAAATTTAAGACAAATATTAGAGTTATATACTGGAGAAGACAGAAATTTAATCGGATTTGTCACTGATGAAAGTGAAAACAATGATATTATAGATAAGCAAATATATACTTTTGCTAAAATTAGTGTAAACTATTGTGAAAAAAATTATTTTAAATCCGAAACTTTTTTAGGCGTAGCTTCAAGAAAATTGTTTTCCGATGCCATAGAAGGGCACTTAGGAGCCATATTTACAGCTGATTATAAGTACTATAAGAAAAATGGACTGATAAAAAAAATATCCTTTAAGCAAAAAATGCAGGTGAAAGTTATGAGATACTTTATGGGAAAAGAAAAATTCAGAAAAGAAGTTCAGAGAAATATGGTTGATCATATGATTGCGGGCCATAAAAAAGTTCTTCAAAAAATAGGTACTAAGTAA
- a CDS encoding LytTR family DNA-binding domain-containing protein translates to MEMDLICSENIKRILEEVLTNRKITISKDARVCIIEKGFDLGPGKIGIYFDMSTLNLLMDYLDQSTASKEEIKNIITGKCEEDELKVLTYDSIYYFESVGNNVFCKTKDKKYKVKEKLYELEKKLENKEFIRVSKCFIVNIVKVDRIISWFNSKLILRIMDIDEEIYVTRKYLNDFKKFLGF, encoded by the coding sequence ATGGAGATGGATTTAATTTGCTCAGAAAACATAAAAAGAATATTAGAGGAAGTTCTTACTAACCGAAAAATAACAATTAGTAAAGATGCCAGAGTGTGCATTATCGAAAAAGGATTTGATTTGGGACCAGGGAAAATAGGCATATATTTTGATATGAGCACCCTAAACCTTTTAATGGACTATTTAGATCAGAGCACCGCCAGTAAGGAAGAAATTAAAAATATAATAACAGGAAAATGTGAAGAAGATGAACTTAAAGTACTCACTTATGATAGCATTTATTATTTTGAATCTGTAGGAAACAATGTATTTTGTAAGACAAAAGATAAAAAATATAAGGTAAAGGAAAAACTCTACGAATTGGAAAAAAAGTTGGAAAATAAGGAATTCATAAGAGTGAGCAAATGTTTTATTGTAAACATAGTGAAAGTAGATCGTATTATTTCATGGTTTAATAGTAAGCTTATATTAAGAATCATGGATATAGATGAGGAGATTTATGTTACACGAAAATATTTAAATGATTTCAAAAAATTTCTTGGATTCTGA
- a CDS encoding nitrogenase component 1 has protein sequence MKMELSTTAPAREERLKAGIAFGGTCANLKDCLNKACLNNANRSFSQTYGCQHGLSLGILNTLRNAVVVMHSPLGCGASTNSSVGQGSSFKRLRDPKAEGTIWLSTNLDESDVISGGEKKLRDTIIYADKEFRPEVIIAVSGCVPALIGDDIDGIISDLQSEVAAALIPVTCEGFKTKVMATAYDAAYNGIMKKLLKDIVREENSVQDDFEEIKRKYLLTRHVNIFNVGSMSRADELELERLLNAIGLTVTFLPCYSAPKDFAYSLESSLNVSICGTHDDYYIKYVEQEYGIPFIIDTIPIGRKNTARWVLKIAEYFNLEKEAEGFLKKEDELLNESLEPYRKNLKGKRVYLGGGAIRIVATAEVLQDLGMEIVGFKGHHIDKFIEPIFEALENIDDVVFNVATQQPFEQVNIVNKLKPDVIVIHSGVNNITAKQGLPILPLFGPTNIYMGYAGVFEIACRLNRKIKNNQFNKNISKNRSLPYRREWYDKDPFTYIKED, from the coding sequence ATGAAAATGGAATTAAGTACAACTGCACCAGCACGTGAAGAAAGATTGAAAGCTGGTATTGCTTTTGGAGGAACATGTGCCAATTTAAAAGATTGCTTGAATAAAGCATGTTTAAATAATGCAAATCGCAGCTTTTCTCAAACTTATGGATGCCAACATGGGTTAAGTCTTGGGATTTTAAATACATTAAGAAATGCTGTTGTTGTAATGCATTCTCCACTAGGATGTGGAGCCTCTACTAATAGTTCTGTAGGACAAGGTTCTAGTTTTAAGCGTTTAAGAGATCCTAAAGCTGAAGGAACAATATGGCTGAGTACTAATCTGGATGAATCAGATGTAATAAGTGGAGGAGAAAAAAAGCTGAGAGATACAATTATATATGCTGATAAGGAATTCAGACCAGAAGTGATTATTGCAGTGAGTGGATGTGTTCCGGCATTAATTGGAGATGATATAGATGGAATAATCTCTGATCTGCAATCAGAAGTTGCCGCTGCTTTAATACCTGTTACTTGTGAAGGATTTAAAACAAAAGTAATGGCTACGGCATATGATGCAGCTTATAATGGTATAATGAAAAAACTTTTAAAAGACATAGTCAGGGAAGAAAATTCAGTTCAAGATGATTTTGAAGAAATAAAAAGAAAATATTTACTTACCAGACATGTTAATATTTTTAATGTTGGCTCTATGAGTAGAGCTGATGAACTTGAACTAGAAAGGTTGTTAAATGCCATAGGGTTAACTGTAACTTTTCTGCCTTGTTACTCTGCGCCAAAAGATTTTGCATATTCTTTGGAAAGTTCTCTAAATGTAAGCATCTGTGGAACACATGATGATTATTATATTAAATATGTAGAACAAGAATATGGAATTCCTTTTATAATCGATACAATTCCAATTGGAAGAAAGAATACGGCACGTTGGGTTTTAAAAATTGCAGAGTACTTTAATCTAGAAAAAGAAGCAGAAGGTTTTCTGAAAAAAGAAGATGAATTACTTAATGAAAGTCTTGAACCATATAGAAAGAATCTTAAAGGTAAAAGAGTGTATTTGGGGGGAGGGGCTATCAGAATAGTTGCTACTGCAGAAGTATTACAGGATTTGGGAATGGAGATTGTAGGATTTAAAGGACATCATATAGATAAATTCATAGAGCCAATCTTTGAGGCCCTGGAAAATATAGATGATGTTGTATTTAATGTAGCAACTCAACAACCTTTTGAACAGGTAAATATTGTGAATAAGCTAAAACCAGATGTAATTGTAATTCATAGTGGAGTTAATAATATTACTGCTAAACAAGGCTTACCTATATTGCCTCTGTTTGGACCCACCAATATTTATATGGGATATGCAGGTGTATTTGAAATTGCCTGTAGACTCAATAGAAAAATCAAAAACAATCAATTCAATAAAAATATTTCAAAAAATAGATCACTTCCTTATAGAAGAGAATGGTATGATAAGGATCCATTTACCTATATAAAAGAAGATTAA
- a CDS encoding nitrogenase component 1, with the protein MSKFVDRPRYSCALGGALSTLRAISRAIPIIHAASGCGYNLHNATNSGSAYLGGGYCGATSLPSTNVTERDIVFGGEKRLKEQIKSTLEIMDGDIYVVVTGCMVEMIGDDIEAVVKDFTGTEKPVIAVPTPSFKGNSYYGYDFLLQGLVKQYVEPKEKKTEKQVNILGIVPGQDIFWKGNLKEMKRILGLIGIKANTLFGEGEDIEDIKNSANASLNIVLSKVFGKETAEEYKEAHNIPYITAQVPIGYIQTEKFIRKVGRYFDIPESTIDKALEKERNIYYDYFERFLDIYTDADLQRYALVVGDSNYAPSLSRFVSDELGWLPELAVITDILNEKDKVEEQFKGFESGLKTTVKFDTDTSSIKRYLREVWEPNKNQRYYEAMVPLVVIGSIFEKELAASINVPLVTVSFPITNRIVLNRSYVGFNGGLTLTEDILSSLITGR; encoded by the coding sequence ATGAGCAAGTTTGTTGACAGACCACGATACTCATGTGCACTAGGAGGTGCACTGTCTACATTAAGAGCTATTTCTAGAGCAATACCCATTATACATGCAGCTTCAGGTTGTGGCTATAATTTACACAATGCAACTAATTCTGGTTCAGCTTATCTAGGAGGAGGTTATTGTGGAGCAACATCCCTGCCTAGCACAAATGTGACGGAAAGGGATATTGTTTTTGGTGGAGAAAAAAGATTGAAGGAACAAATAAAAAGTACATTAGAGATAATGGATGGAGATATATATGTTGTTGTAACAGGATGTATGGTAGAAATGATTGGTGATGATATAGAAGCAGTTGTTAAAGATTTTACTGGTACTGAAAAACCAGTTATAGCAGTTCCAACACCTAGCTTTAAAGGAAATTCCTATTATGGTTATGATTTTCTTTTACAGGGCTTGGTGAAACAATATGTTGAACCAAAGGAGAAAAAAACTGAAAAACAAGTAAATATATTGGGTATTGTGCCTGGACAAGATATATTTTGGAAAGGTAATTTGAAAGAAATGAAACGTATTCTTGGTCTTATAGGTATAAAAGCTAATACATTATTTGGGGAAGGTGAAGATATTGAAGATATTAAAAATTCAGCTAATGCAAGCTTAAATATTGTACTTTCAAAAGTATTTGGAAAGGAAACAGCAGAAGAGTATAAAGAAGCTCATAATATACCATATATAACAGCTCAAGTTCCTATTGGATATATTCAAACAGAAAAATTCATAAGAAAAGTAGGAAGGTATTTTGATATACCAGAAAGCACAATAGACAAAGCACTGGAGAAGGAAAGAAATATTTATTACGATTATTTTGAAAGATTTTTAGATATTTATACTGATGCAGATTTGCAAAGATATGCTCTTGTAGTTGGAGATTCCAATTATGCACCTTCTTTATCACGTTTTGTATCGGATGAATTGGGATGGCTGCCAGAGCTTGCTGTGATTACTGATATATTAAATGAAAAAGATAAAGTAGAAGAACAATTTAAAGGATTTGAATCGGGATTGAAGACAACAGTTAAATTTGATACTGATACAAGTTCTATTAAAAGATATTTACGAGAAGTATGGGAGCCTAACAAAAATCAAAGGTATTACGAGGCTATGGTACCTCTTGTGGTTATAGGAAGTATATTTGAAAAGGAATTGGCAGCCAGTATAAATGTACCTTTAGTTACAGTTTCATTTCCCATTACAAACAGAATTGTTCTTAATAGATCCTATGTTGGATTTAATGGAGGATTAACTCTTACTGAAGACATACTGAGCTCATTGATTACAGGTAGATAA